In the Cryptococcus decagattii chromosome 12, complete sequence genome, one interval contains:
- a CDS encoding protein BFR2, whose protein sequence is MSGPSLAQQLKQLHSNNVSVPDPENAYSNLDSHDIQRKGDEGREHYVDVGPSRLRMELGGTGGGTLTGPKYEGVKTGRMKIFDDDEEGESGSEEGSVGAGDEDDDEVEEEDEGDFDEEEDEEDDEDDEDEEEGEGEEEEEEEEMQTHSRINGPKQALDPVASLRNSRLKDIEKGQAIRKQKALFESLITLRITFQKALTASNTIPTTLPEDPENELASKKASILKSLDKLNERLFTLRQSITLLGESEGEISLGKRKRDEGDDAQGEAYWIEAAKESLDIADRSHPQLLPVLNKWSSKIQAASLQLGSKQAGGSKFLQQMKNGAGGVVEAIESGINSKREAEKTLTESEETGYRALLREVIESRSGSGPAADLTHLRREKKKKREAERGGSKGRKLRYTVHEKAQNFAVPIPLSQGWHEEQVDELFSSLFGGVGMKGATSEKTVGLDVGNADEGLAELGGLRVF, encoded by the exons ATGTCTGGCCCTTCACTGGCCCAACAGCTCAAGCAGCTCCATTCCAATAATGTGTCTGTCCCGGATCCCGAAAACGCCTATTCCAACCTCGACTCACACGATATTCAGCGAAAGGGCGATGAGGGACGAGAACATTATGTTGACGTGGGACCGTCTAGGCTGAGGATGGAGCTCGGAGGGACCGGTGGTGGGACTTTGACAGGACCAAAGTACGAAGGTGTGAAGACtgggaggatgaagatttttgacgatgatgaggaaggggaaagtGGAAGCGAGGAAGGCAGTGTGGGTGcgggagatgaggatgatgatgaagttgaagaagaggatgaaggagattttgatgaggaagaagacgaggaagatgatgaggatgatgaagacgaggaggagggtgagggagaggaagaggaagaggaagaggagatgcaAACCCATTCTCGAATCAACGGCCCAAAGCAAGCGCTTGACCCCGTTGCTTCTCTCAGAAATTCTCGTCTTAAAGACATAGAAAAAGGTCAAGCCATCCGAAAGCAAAAG GCTCTCTTTGAATCCCTCATCACTCTCCGTATCACTTTCCAAAAAGCGCTCACTGCTTCCAACACTATCCCCACCACTCTTCCCGAAGACCCTGAAAACGAACTCGCTTCCAAAAAGGCTTCCATCCTTAAGAGTCTCGACAAACTCAATGAACGACTCTTTACATTGAGACAATCTATCACTTTGCTTGGAGAATCAGAAGGGGAGATTTCGCTCGgcaagagaaaaagggaCGAGGGTGATGATGCTCAAGGGGAAGCATATTGGATAGAAGCTGCCAAGGAATCATTGGATATTGCCGACAG ATCCCATCCCCAACTCTTACCCGTCCTCAATAAATGGTCAAGCAAAATTCAAGCGGCCTCATTACAGCTCGGCTCAAAACAAGCAGGTGGAAGCAAGTTCCTTCAGCAGATGAAGAACGGTGCTGGCGGCGTTGTTGAAGCCATCGAATCTGGTATCAACAGCAAG CGCGAGGCTGAAAAGACACTGACGGAGAGTGAAGAGACTGGATATCGAGCTCTGCTTCGTGAAGTTATCGAGTCTCGATCTGGTTCTGGTCCTGCTGCCGATTTGACTCATTtaagaagagaaaagaagaagaagcgagagGCTGAGCGTGGTGGTAGTaaaggaaggaagcttCG TTATACTGTGCATGAGAAAGCGCAAAACTTTGCTGTGCCTATTCCTCTTTCTCAAGGATGGCATGAAGAGCAGGTGGATGAGCTTTTTTCAAGTCTGTTTGGCGGTGTCGGCATGAAGGGTGCAACATCTGAAAAAACTGTAGGCTTGGATGTTGGCAATGCAGATGAGGGGCTGGCAGAGCTTGGAGGTTTGAGAGTGTTCTAG